One Silurus meridionalis isolate SWU-2019-XX chromosome 10, ASM1480568v1, whole genome shotgun sequence genomic window carries:
- the LOC124392723 gene encoding tigger transposable element-derived protein 1-like has product MSPKRSAPSKASGKEPKRQRKVMTLHEKVKLLDMLAEGKPFAAVARHYGLNESTVRYIKKGEANIRSTVAVTCIQNAKRTATKRNKYIVRMEAALGIWIKDCRKKNIPLDTNVIREKARQLYEQLAGEASAQSHAEDDPQPGTSKAPEEHITFHASKGWFDRFQKRFQLKSVPLHGEAASADVEGAKKYPRTLKKSFAIIEDNGYLPEQVFNMDETGLFWKKMPSRTFIMKDEARTPGFKAQKDRVTLILCGNAAGFLMKPALIYKSANPRALKRKKKNLLPVHWMHNPKAWITEALVSDWFFHCFIPAAKMYLREKGLPFKVLLAMDNAVRHPLDLSYEGVQIVFLPANTTSLIQPLDQGFIRTFKALYTKNLMQHLVEAMDSCSNFSLKEFWRQFTIETCLQVIQRVLQELKPETLNACWKKLWPECVHDHKGFSPEETQHSAVEKAVKLAKILGGEGFDDMTTEDVNFLIDAHSDPLTDEDLAELMKSAGEEEEEQGDPSQEEEEEDEGLSLERLEIMMKTAKELQGMAELWDPSMVRIMQFKNAIDSAMQSYKSLFATMKQQRQQLPITMFFQTVNKTSDDPPQKHMPASDSSLNSPDDFPPLKEQ; this is encoded by the coding sequence ATGTCGCCCAAACGCTCTGCACCTTCTAAGGCTTCTGGCAAGGAACCTAAGCGCCAGCGGAAGGTTATGACCCTCCATGAGAAGGTCAAATTGCTTGATATGCTTGCAGAAGGAAAACCCTTTGCTGCCGTAGCACGCCATTACGGACTAAATGAGTCGACTGTTCGCTACATAAAGAAGGGCGAAGCCAACATCAGGAGTACCGTAGCAGTCACTTGCATCCAGAATGCTAAGAGGACGGCAACTAAACGTAACAAGTACATTGTAAGGATGGAAGCAGCACTGGGCATTTGGATAAAGGATTGCAGGAAGAAAAACATTCCGTTAGACACCAATGTCATCAGGGAGAAGGCCAGGCAACTTTATGAACAATTAGCTGGAGAAGCATCTGCCCAAAGTCATGCCGAGGATGACCCACAACCAGGAACATCAAAGGCACCAGAAGAGCACATTACATTTCATGCCAGCAAGGGCTGGTTTGATAGATTCCAGAAGAGATTCCAGCTCAAGAGTGTACCCCTGCATGGGGAAGCAGCATCAGCGGACGTGGAAGGAGCCAAGAAGTACCCCAGGACGTTAAAGAAATCATTCGCTATCATTGAAGACAATGGATATTTGCCAGAACAAGTTTTCAATATGGATGAGACTGGCTTGTTCTGGAAAAAGATGCCATCCAGGACTTTCATAATGAAGGATGAAGCCCGAACCCCCGGATTCAAAGCTCAGAAGGATCGAGTGACATTAATACTGTGTGGCAATGCTGCTGGGTTCTTAATGAAGCCAGCATTAATTTATAAATCTGCAAACCCCAGGgccctgaaaagaaaaaagaaaaaccttctGCCAGTCCACTGGATGCACAACCCTAAAGCTTGGATAACAGAAGCCCTTGTATCAGACTGGTTCTTCCATTGTTTCATCCCTGCAGCCAAAATGTACCTCAGGGAAAAAGGGCTGCCTTTCAAAGTTCTTCTAGCCATGGACAATGCTGTCAGGCACCCACTAGATTTATCATACGAAGGGGTACAGATTGTGTTCCTCCCAGCCAACACAACATCCCTCATTCAGCCTTTAGATCAAGGCTTCATTCGCACCTTTAAGGCGTTGTATACTAAGAACTTGATGCAGCACCTCGTCGAGGCCATGGACTCGTGCAGCAATTTTTCGTTGAAGGAGTTTTGGCGTCAGTTCACCATCGAAACCTGTCTTCAAGTCATACAAAGGGTCCTGCAGGAATTGAAACCAGAAACGCTAAATGCATGCTGGAAGAAGCTGTGGCCAGAATGCGTCCATGATCACAAGGGCTTTTCTCCGGAGGAAACGCAGCATTCAGCGGTTGAGAAGGCTGTCAAGCTAGCGAAGATTCTAGGAGGAGAAGGTTTTGACGACATGACCACAGAAGACGTGAATTTCCTCATCGATGCCCACTCGGACCCACTGACAGACGAGGATTTGGCAGAGCTAATGAAATCTGCAggtgaggaggaagaggaacaaGGTGATCCAtcacaggaggaggaggaagaggacgaAGGCCTTTCGCTAGAAAGACTGGAAATAATGATGAAAACAGCAAAAGAACTGCAGGGGATGGCTGAACTATGGGATCCCTCTATGGTTCGGATTATGCAATTCAAGAATGCGATTGATTCTGCAATGCAGTCTTACAAATCCCTTTTCGCCACCATGAAGCAACAACGCCAGCAATTACCCATCACAATGTTCTTTCAAACTGTGAATAAGACTTCAGATGACCCCCCACAAAAACACATGCCAGCCTCGGATTCATCTCTTAATTCGCCTGATGATTTTCCACCTTTGAAAGAACAATAA
- the LOC124392989 gene encoding uncharacterized protein LOC124392989 — protein MSKTIAVKVNVFKVQHALGSSSLLLSALLSSSLFSEENLHTKLQQLLNIMISTHYISIICFFSAVFLLVESQIISAPVGSTVILPCQWRNITVQTPHVQWSTLFETVFERKGVKMYEGEGYENRVDVPQDNLLKGNCSLVLMNVRLLDTGVYESYMSVKRRKRASTTKWVLLESIELSVYEKPEEIQHDISYSRAEESFYKRLIAGAGVKSHQPHVILISLLLCLCLLHF, from the exons tatttaaagttcagCACGCGCTCGGCTCCTCTTCACTCCTCCTCTCtgctcttctctcttcttctctcttctctgaAG AAAATCTCCAcacaaaactccagcaactccTGAACATCATGATCTCCACACATTATATTAGCATCATCTGCTTCTTCAGTGCAG TTTTCCTCCTAGTAGAGTCTCAGATCATATCAGCTCCAGTGGGTTCCACAGTGATCCTGCCGTGCCAGTGGAGAAACATCAcggtccaaactccacatgttCAGTGGAGCACTCTTTTTGAGACGGTGTTTGAGAGAAAAGGTGTGAAGATGTATGAGGGTGAGGGATATGAGAACCGTGTGGATGTTCCTCAGGACAACCTTCTTAAAGGAAACTGTTCTCTGGTGCTGATGAACGTCAGACTCTTGGATACAGGCGTCTACGAGAGTTACATGTCTGTGAAGCGCAGGAAGAGAGCCAGCACTACGAAATGGGTTTTACTGGAGAGCATCGAGCTCTCAGTCTATG AAAAACCTGAAGAGATTCAACATGATATTTCATATAGCAGAG ctgaagaaagtttttataaaagattAATAG CTGGTGCAGGAGTGAAAAGTCATCAACCACACGTCATCCTAATCTCTCTTCTTTTATGTTTATGTCTCCTTCACTTCTAA